A region of Ammospiza nelsoni isolate bAmmNel1 chromosome 8, bAmmNel1.pri, whole genome shotgun sequence DNA encodes the following proteins:
- the SFXN4 gene encoding sideroflexin-4, producing the protein MDANLRFWRAEGQSFFQRFLLWADALDPLLLLKSSNEIQRTRLSILINEKTLSEPIQNNQTKKDFLLSLSSVHPDTDKIIPVLFRPPAFMPITLPLVIISSVQRHARHSFFWQFVFHTYTTAFTLVNGNGTPKAQGYSLQQKQLLLGLGAISYSACVGALPLVFMNRYMLKNSLMHLVVRKLLPAPLLGLTSAFTVAMVRSPEFDNGIEVMDKNGKVIGVSKKAGEKAVMETALSRAVLFGTTFFLPEVLMHCVQRARIVKNPRALGPVRMFVIMSVLAGMLPVSFSMFPQCGEIKRADLEPEILSSTEETVFFYNRGI; encoded by the exons ATGGATGCCAACCTGCGCTTCTGGAGGGCGGAGGGGCAG TCTTTCTTCCAGAGGTTTCTCCTCTGGGCGGACGCCTTGGatccgctgctgctgctcaagtCCTCC aatgaaatacaaagaaCCAGGTTATCAATACTAATCAATGAGAAGACCCTAAGTGAGCCCATACAGAATAATCAG ACTAAAAAAGACTTCTTGCTAAGCCTG tCCAGTGTACATCCTGATACAGACAAGATAATTCCTGTTTTGTTTAGACCTCCAG cTTTCATGCCCATAACTCTTCCCTTG GTCATCATTTCATCTGTTCAGCGCCACGCAAGGCATTCTTTCTTTTGGCAG TTTGTGTTTCACACATACACCACAGCATTCACTCTGGTAAATGGAAATGGCACCCCAAAGGCTCAA GGATACTCACTTCAGCAAAAGCAGCTCTTGCTTGGCTTGGGAGCCATTTCCTATTCAGCCTGTGTTGGT GCTCTCCCTCTTGTCTTCATGAATCGTTACATGTTGAAGAACTCATTAATGCACCTTGTGGTCAGAAaactgctgcctgctcctctgcttG GTCTGACGAGTGCGTTTACCGTGGCAATGGTGAGAAGCCCAGAATTTGATAATGGGATAGAAGTGATGGACAAGAACGGCAAGGTTATAGGGGTGTCTAAGAAGGCTGGTGAGAAG GCTGTTATGGAAACAGCATTGTCCAGAGCAGTCTTGTTTGGGACAACGTTCTTCCTGCCAGAAGTGCTGATGCACTGTGTGCAGAG AGCAAGAATTGTTAAAAATCCTCGTGCTTTGGGTCCTGTGAGGATGTTTGTGATTATGTCAGTCCTAGCAGGGATGCTGCCAGTCTCCTTTAGTATGTTTCCACAGTGTGGGGAG ATAAAGCGAGCAGACCTTGAACCAGAAATTCTGTCATCTACAGAAGAAACAGTGTTCTTCTACAACAGGGGCATTTAG
- the PRDX3 gene encoding thioredoxin-dependent peroxide reductase, mitochondrial, whose protein sequence is MAAALGRLLRAAVPLAAAAGRRGTAWPPACARRPFSLGSSRFAVAVTQHAPAFKGTAVVNGEFKELSLDDYKGKYLVLFFYPLDFTFVCPTEIVAFSNKAKEFRDVNCEVVAVSVDSHFTHLAWINTPRRSGGLGKMNIPVLSDLTKEISRSYGVLLEGPGIALRGLFIIDPNGIIKHLSVNDLPVGRSVDETLRLVKAFQFVETHGEVCPADWIPNSPTIKPSPEGSKEYFEKVHY, encoded by the exons ATGGCCGCCGCGCTGGGGAGGCTGCTCCGCGCCGCG GTGCCCCTGGCTGCCGCCGCCGGGAGGAGAGGCACGGCATGGCCCCCGGCCTGCGCCCGTCGCCCCTTCAGCCTCG GCTCCTCGCGGTTCGCCGTGGCGGTGACCCAGCACGCCCCGGCCTTCAAGGGAACGGCCGTCGTGAACGGAGAGTTCAAGGAGCTGAGCCTGGATGATTACAAGGGGAAATACCTGGTTCTCTTCTTCTACCCCCTGGACTT CACCTTTGTCTGCCCCACAGAAATTGTGGCCTTCAGCAACAAAGCAAAAGAATTTCGTGATGTGAACTGTGAAGTGGTGGCAGTTTCAGTGGACTCTCATTTTACTCATCTGGCATGGATAAACACACCACGAAGG AGTGGCGGTTTGGGCAAAATGAATATTCCAGTTCTGTCAGACCTCACAAAGGAGATCTCCCGTTCGTAtggggtgctgctggaaggACCTGGCATAGCACTGAG AGGTCTGTTCATCATTGACCCAAACGGGATCATCAAGCACCTGAGCGTCAACGACCTGCCCGTGGGGCGCAGCGTGGACGAGACCCTGCGCCTGGTCAAGGCCTTCCAGTTCGTGGAGACACACGGCGAGGTGTGCCCTGCTGACTGGATTCCAAACTCCCCCACG ATCAAACCAAGCCCAGAAGGTTCCAAGGaatattttgaaaaagtgcaTTACTAA
- the DENND10 gene encoding DENN domain-containing protein 10 — translation MAEPEAQLLRAVGLIEKDTNGDVLWVWCYPSVTAELRTLLLRKCCLTDENKLLHTFVFGQYKRSWFYITTVEVQDSPALKKVTHFSIVLTAKDFNPEKYAAFTRILCRIYLKHGSPVKMMESYIAVLTKGICQSEENGSFLSKDFDARKAYLAGSIKDIVSQFGMETVILYTALMLKKRIVVYHPRIEAIQEFTRTLPALVWHRQDWSILHSYVHLNEDELEALKACTGYIAGFTDSEVSSRSDLYDVYVNLADSEITVSPVAKEAMTMGKLHKEIGQLIVQSAEDPDKSDSQVIKDISLKTKEILATLASLTEVSDGNEKPTLNAEALKQKRFPPATENFLFHLAAAEQMLKI, via the exons ATGGCAGAGCCGGAGGCGCAGCTGCTGCGGGCCGTGGGGCTGATCG AAAAAGACACCAACGGAGatgttttgtgggtttggtgTTATCCGTCGGTAACAGCGGAACTGAGGACTCTGCTGCTGCGAAAGTGCTGCCTTACAgatgaaaacaagctgctccaCACGTTTGTGTTCGGCCAGTATAAAAGGTCTTGGTTCTACATCACAACGGTAGAAGTTCAAGATTCTCCAGCCTTGAAGAAG GTGACCCACTTCTCCATTGTCCTGACAGCCAAAGACTTCAACCCAGAGAAATATGCAGCCTTCACCAGGATCCTCTGCAG AATCTACCTGAAGCATGGAAGCCCAGTTAAAATGATGGAGAGTTACATTGCAGTCCTCACAAAGGGCATCTGCCAAAGTGAAGAAAATGGATCCTTCCTCAGCAAGGACTTTGATGCTCGGAAGGCTTACCTTGCTGGCTCCATCAAAG ATATAGTGTCTCAGTTTGGAATGGAAACAGTTATTTTATATACTGCACTGATGTTAAAGAAGAGAATTGTAGTGTACCATCCCAGAATAGAAGCTATCCAGGAATTTACCAG GACTTTGCCTGCTTTAGTGTGGCATCGACAAGACTGGTCAATTCTTCATTCATATGTGCATCTAAATGAGGATGAACTGGAAGCCTTAAAAGCCTGCACAG GTTACATTGCTGGATTTACAGACTCTGAAGTGAGCAGTAGATCAGACCTCTATGATGTCTATGTGAATTTGGCAGACAGTGAGATTACAGTTTCACCTGTAGCAAAAG AGGCAATGACAATGGGAAAACTTCACAAAGAAATTGGACAACTAATTGTTCAGTCTGCAGAAGATCCAGATAAATCAGACAGCCAAGTCATTAAg GACATTTCTCTGAAGACAAAAGAAATCTTGGCCACTTTAGCCTCACTTACTGAAGTTTCTGATGGCAATGAAAAACCAACCCTTAATGCTGAGGCCCTGAAACAAAAGCGATTTCCACCAGCcacagaaaatttcctttttcatttagCAGCTGCTGAACAAATGCTCAAAATCTGA